The genomic region ACAGCAAGGCGGACAGGATGCCCCAAATCACTAGCTTGGCTAGCGGACTGGTCAGACACGCTTTCACCTGACCGAAGCCTTCCTCGGAGCTCAGCGACTTGTCCAATGCGTAGAGCATGATGGCCAGGCTGACAAAGAGGATGACACCGGAAATACGGTGAAGGATGGACGTGTAAGCAGTGACTGGGAGTTTGATGGTCCTTAGGTCTAGGTTTACAGGTCGTTGGCTTTTCACGGCTTTTTTCACACTGAAGAGCCCCTAACAATCAGGGCAAAGTTGTTGGGCAAGTGCACTGGTCAGGTACCCACCACCCAGGGAGTGACGACCCCCAATAAATCAGGCCCAAAAGCCCATGGCGGTCGGACGCCGAGTATAGACAGTTAGGCTACTAATGACAACGCAAAGGACTACCCCTAACGGTGCATTGCGTTAACCGGACAAAAGGCGTAAACAGCCGTCAATTTCGAGGAAAAATGCTGTTCAAAGCCTTCTGGCGTAAGACTTTTGGCAAATTGACTTTCGAATTTATCTCACTATAGTGGTGCGGGCCCTGCGTGGGGGGTCTGTCAGATGATTTCAAGCATAAATAGGAGGCCACATGGCTGACAAAAAAGCGCAGTTGATCATCGAGGGCGCAGCCCCCGTCGAGCTGCCCATTTTAACCGGCACCGTTGGTCCCGATGTAATCGACGTGCGGGGCCTGACGGCCACGGGCCGGTTCACATTCGACCCAGGCTTCATGTCGACCGCATCCTGCGAGTCGAAAATCACCTATATCGACGGTGATAACGGCATTTTGCTGCATCGTGGCTACCCGATCGAGCAACTTGCCGAAAAATCGGATTACCTGGAAACCTGCTACCTGCTGCTCAATGGCGAACTGCCAACTGCCGAGCAGAAGGCCCAGTTCGTCAGCAACGTCAAGAACCACACCATGGTGCACGAGCAGTTGAAGAGCTTCTTCAACGGCTTCCGCCGCGACGCCCACCCGATGGCCGTCATGTGCGGTGTAGTTGGCGCCTTGTCGGCCTTCTACCACGACTCCCTGGACATCAATAACCCGCAGCACCGCGAAATCTCGGCGGTCCGCCTGGTTGCCAAGATGCCGACCCTGGCAGCGATGGTGTA from Pseudomonas asplenii harbors:
- the sdhC gene encoding succinate dehydrogenase, cytochrome b556 subunit is translated as MKKAVKSQRPVNLDLRTIKLPVTAYTSILHRISGVILFVSLAIMLYALDKSLSSEEGFGQVKACLTSPLAKLVIWGILSALLYHLVAGVRHLIMDMGIGETLEGGKLGSKIVIAISVVVIVLAGVWIW